The nucleotide window ATAATCAGAGCGTAAATACTCCGTCTGGTCCAGATAATGAACTCCCGGGCTCCAAATCTTTTTCCTGAATGCATAAGTGTTTATTTTTTGTGTTTAATTTTTATTTCAAATTAAGGTTTTCATCAGGGCATTCAGCAGTTGCTTCATTAGTTTTTAGTAAACGGAATATTGTTATAAAAACCAATCTGAATCTGTCCCCGGTTTCTGTTCTCCTGAATCTGATTCATATACCCTGCTTCAATCCTCATATTTTTGTTGATGACATATCCTAACGCTCCATACACTCTGTTTCTGTCGAAAACGGGATTATCGAAATGCAGGAAAATCTCGTTATATACCGATGCATATAGTGTTTTTGGCAGCATTTCCTTTTGAGTAATCGGGATATTCAATCCAATCATATAGCGGAATCTCATTCTGAAATCATCCTCAAGAAAACGTTCTTCCAAACGGTAGCGGTGCTGAAGATTGAAACGCCCGAATTTTTGCTTGG belongs to Chryseobacterium gleum and includes:
- a CDS encoding DUF2490 domain-containing protein, which gives rise to MRKVFTKLAFTVLSLGSIWVCAQKSDLGAWYMYFGNNKISKKLNWHNEIQYRNFDAAGDLEQLLIRTGVGYDLTENNNNVLLGYGFILSQPYVNGEKKENIEHRIFQQYITKQKFGRFNLQHRYRLEERFLEDDFRMRFRYMIGLNIPITQKEMLPKTLYASVYNEIFLHFDNPVFDRNRVYGALGYVINKNMRIEAGYMNQIQENRNRGQIQIGFYNNIPFTKN